One window of the Streptomyces asoensis genome contains the following:
- a CDS encoding cytochrome P450 family protein yields the protein MTVTDRIVLDPFGTDVHAESARLRALGPIVPVELPGGIPAWAPTGYDTLKALILDPQVSKDPRQHWRQWAELGEHPSWGWILGWVGVINMLSTYGTDHARLRKLVAPSFTHRRTEALRTRVEAITAELLDTLEKGGDAVDLKATFAHPLPMQIVCELFGVPDDLREANVRLVAAIMDTTDPTPEHAASVQEQIGTVLGGLIAYKREHPGDDMTTELIRVRDEEGDRLSDEELLYTLLLVIGAGFETTVNLIGNAVVALLRRPEQLAAVRRGEIGWDAVVDETLRLHPPIATLPLRFAVVDITVGDVTIPAGDAIITTYAAANVDPAHYGADADVFDAARAADDQLAFGIGVHRCIGAPLARMEALTALPALFDRFPGLRLDTGAGELRQVPSFIASGWQEIPVRLRD from the coding sequence GTGACCGTGACCGACCGCATCGTCCTCGACCCGTTCGGCACCGATGTGCACGCCGAGAGCGCCCGGCTGCGCGCCCTCGGCCCGATCGTGCCCGTGGAACTGCCCGGCGGCATTCCGGCCTGGGCACCCACCGGGTACGACACCCTGAAGGCACTGATCCTGGACCCGCAGGTCAGCAAGGACCCGCGGCAGCACTGGCGGCAGTGGGCGGAACTCGGCGAGCACCCTTCCTGGGGCTGGATCCTGGGCTGGGTCGGCGTGATCAACATGCTCTCCACGTACGGGACCGACCACGCGCGGCTGCGCAAACTGGTGGCGCCGAGCTTCACCCACCGGCGCACCGAGGCGCTGCGCACCCGGGTGGAGGCGATCACCGCGGAGCTGCTGGACACGCTGGAGAAGGGCGGCGACGCGGTCGATCTCAAGGCCACGTTCGCGCATCCCCTGCCGATGCAGATCGTCTGCGAACTGTTCGGGGTGCCGGACGACCTGCGGGAGGCCAATGTCCGGCTGGTCGCGGCCATCATGGACACCACGGACCCGACGCCGGAGCACGCCGCCAGCGTCCAGGAGCAGATCGGCACGGTGCTGGGCGGGCTGATCGCGTACAAGCGCGAGCACCCCGGCGACGACATGACGACCGAGCTGATCCGCGTGCGCGACGAGGAGGGCGACCGGCTCAGCGACGAGGAGCTGCTGTACACGCTGCTGCTGGTCATCGGCGCCGGTTTCGAGACGACCGTGAACCTCATCGGGAACGCCGTGGTGGCGCTGCTGCGGCGGCCCGAGCAGCTGGCGGCCGTCCGCCGGGGCGAGATCGGCTGGGACGCGGTCGTCGACGAGACGCTGCGGCTGCACCCGCCGATCGCCACGCTGCCGCTGCGGTTCGCCGTCGTCGACATCACGGTGGGGGACGTGACGATCCCGGCCGGGGACGCGATCATCACAACGTACGCGGCGGCGAACGTGGATCCGGCGCACTACGGGGCGGACGCGGACGTGTTCGACGCGGCACGCGCGGCGGACGACCAGCTGGCCTTCGGGATCGGTGTGCACCGGTGCATCGGGGCTCCGCTGGCCCGGATGGAGGCGCTGACGGCGCTGCCCGCGCTGTTCGACCGGTTCCCCGGGCTGCGGCTGGACACCGGGGCCGGAGAGCTGCGGCAGGTGCCCTCGTTCATCGCGAGCGGCTGGCAGGAGATCCCGGTCCGCCTGCGGGACTGA
- a CDS encoding L-threonylcarbamoyladenylate synthase yields the protein MAKYYDVHPDNPQPRTITQVAAAIRADALIAYPTDSCYALGCRLGSKNGIDRIRAIRELDDRHHFTLVCQDFAQLGQFVRVDKDVFRAIKASTPGSYTFILPATKEVPRMLQHPKKKTVGVRIPDHVVTQALLAELGEPLLSSTLLLPGEDEPMTQGWEIKDQLDHVVDAVLDSGDCGTEPTTVIDFSDGEAEIVRHGAGDTSRFE from the coding sequence ATGGCGAAGTACTACGACGTGCACCCCGACAACCCCCAGCCGCGCACCATCACCCAGGTCGCGGCCGCCATCCGGGCGGACGCGCTGATCGCGTACCCGACGGATTCCTGCTACGCGCTGGGCTGCCGGCTGGGCAGCAAGAACGGCATCGACCGGATCCGGGCCATCCGCGAGCTGGACGACCGGCATCACTTCACTCTCGTGTGCCAGGACTTCGCGCAACTCGGCCAGTTCGTACGAGTGGACAAGGACGTGTTCCGCGCGATCAAGGCGTCGACTCCGGGCAGCTACACCTTCATCCTCCCGGCGACCAAGGAGGTGCCGCGCATGCTCCAGCACCCGAAGAAGAAGACGGTGGGCGTGCGCATCCCGGACCATGTGGTCACCCAGGCCCTGCTCGCCGAACTCGGTGAACCGCTGCTGTCCAGCACCCTGTTGCTGCCCGGCGAGGACGAGCCGATGACCCAGGGCTGGGAGATCAAGGACCAGCTCGACCACGTGGTGGACGCCGTGCTGGACTCCGGGGACTGCGGCACCGAGCCGACCACGGTCATCGACTTCTCCGACGGCGAGGCGGAGATCGTGCGGCACGGGGCGGGTGACACCTCCCGGTTCGAGTAG
- a CDS encoding glycoside hydrolase family 64 protein — MLSRITLTLRIAGAAALVGALLSLGPPAQAAVPDTIPLKITNNSGRGEALYVYNLGTQLTTGRQGWADANGTFHAWPAGGNPPTPAPDASIAGPAAGQSATIRMPKFSGRVYFSYGQKLDFRLTTGGLVQPAVQNPTDPNRNILFNWSEYTLNDSGLWLNSTQVDMFSAPYAVGVQRADGTTISTGHLKSGGYNGFFNALRGQPGGWANLIQTRSDGTVLRALAPLYGVETGALPANVMDDYVNRVWQKYATSTLTVTPFADQPGTKYYGRVSGGVMNFTNSSGAVVTSFQKPDAASIFGCHGLLDAPNDAVRGPISRTLCAGFNRSTLLVNPNQPDTTTANFYQDTVTNHYARKIHAQMANGKAYAFAFDDVGQQESLVHDGSPSQAYLTLDPLN; from the coding sequence GTGCTCTCAAGGATCACGCTCACACTCAGAATCGCCGGAGCCGCCGCTCTCGTCGGCGCGCTGCTCTCCCTCGGCCCCCCGGCCCAGGCGGCCGTCCCCGACACCATCCCGCTGAAGATCACCAACAACTCGGGGCGCGGCGAAGCCCTCTACGTCTACAACCTCGGCACCCAGCTGACGACGGGCCGGCAGGGCTGGGCGGACGCGAACGGCACCTTCCACGCCTGGCCCGCCGGCGGCAACCCGCCCACACCCGCGCCCGACGCCTCGATCGCGGGCCCGGCCGCCGGACAGTCCGCCACCATCCGGATGCCCAAGTTCTCCGGCCGGGTCTACTTCTCGTACGGACAGAAGCTCGACTTCAGACTGACCACCGGCGGACTCGTGCAGCCGGCCGTGCAGAACCCGACCGACCCGAACCGGAACATCCTGTTCAACTGGTCGGAGTACACGCTGAACGACTCCGGGCTGTGGCTGAACAGCACTCAGGTCGACATGTTCTCCGCGCCGTACGCGGTCGGCGTGCAGCGTGCCGACGGGACCACCATCAGCACCGGGCACCTCAAGTCGGGCGGCTACAACGGCTTCTTCAACGCCCTGCGCGGACAGCCCGGCGGCTGGGCGAACCTCATCCAGACCCGGTCCGACGGCACGGTACTGCGGGCTCTCGCCCCGCTGTACGGGGTGGAGACGGGCGCCCTCCCGGCGAACGTCATGGACGACTACGTCAACCGCGTCTGGCAGAAGTACGCGACGAGCACGCTGACCGTCACCCCGTTCGCCGACCAGCCGGGCACCAAGTACTACGGCCGGGTCTCGGGCGGGGTCATGAACTTCACCAACTCCTCCGGCGCGGTCGTGACCAGCTTCCAGAAGCCGGACGCGGCCAGCATCTTCGGCTGTCACGGGCTGCTGGACGCGCCGAACGACGCCGTGCGCGGACCGATCTCCCGCACCCTGTGCGCGGGCTTCAACCGCTCCACACTCCTGGTCAACCCCAACCAGCCGGACACCACGACGGCGAACTTCTACCAGGACACGGTGACCAACCACTACGCCCGCAAGATCCACGCTCAGATGGCAAACGGCAAGGCGTACGCGTTCGCCTTCGACGACGTCGGGCAGCAGGAGTCCCTCGTCCACGACGGCTCGCCGAGCCAGGCGTACCTGACGCTCGACCCGCTGAACTGA
- a CDS encoding dienelactone hydrolase family protein codes for MTSVQGTAVDIPTEDGVADAYLAHPGDGTPRPGVLLYQDAFGLRPHLRAMADRLAEAGYTVLVPNVFYRHGRAPVVELPEFIDPGARPELFATLGPLIQSLTADSVVRDAGAYLRWLAESPLVTDGPVALTGYCMGARLALWTAGGHPDRVAAAAGFHGGRLVTDAPDSPHLAVEHITAEVYFGHADNDHSLPPEQIERFEEALTAAGVRHTCEVYAGAEHGYTQADTTAYDEESSERHWAALLELLKRTF; via the coding sequence ATGACCTCCGTACAGGGAACAGCCGTGGACATCCCCACCGAGGACGGCGTCGCCGACGCCTATCTCGCGCATCCCGGTGACGGGACACCCCGACCGGGCGTACTGCTCTACCAGGACGCCTTCGGGCTGCGTCCGCACCTGCGGGCGATGGCCGACCGGCTCGCCGAGGCCGGCTACACGGTGCTGGTCCCGAACGTGTTCTACCGGCACGGGCGCGCCCCCGTCGTGGAGTTGCCCGAGTTCATCGACCCGGGCGCGCGTCCGGAGCTCTTCGCGACCCTGGGTCCGCTCATCCAGTCCCTCACCGCCGACTCGGTCGTGCGGGACGCCGGCGCCTACCTGCGGTGGCTGGCGGAAAGCCCGCTCGTCACGGACGGCCCGGTGGCGCTGACCGGGTACTGCATGGGCGCCCGGCTCGCCCTGTGGACCGCCGGCGGGCATCCGGACCGGGTCGCGGCGGCGGCCGGCTTCCACGGCGGTCGGCTCGTGACCGACGCGCCGGACAGCCCGCACCTGGCGGTCGAGCACATCACGGCCGAGGTGTATTTCGGCCACGCCGACAACGACCACTCCCTGCCGCCCGAGCAGATCGAGCGCTTCGAGGAGGCCCTCACGGCTGCGGGCGTCCGTCACACGTGCGAGGTCTACGCCGGCGCCGAGCACGGTTACACGCAGGCCGACACCACCGCGTACGACGAGGAGAGCTCCGAGCGGCACTGGGCCGCACTGCTGGAGCTGCTGAAGCGCACCTTCTGA
- a CDS encoding TetR/AcrR family transcriptional regulator has protein sequence MAGLRAAQKEMTRRLLLSTALELFEARGYAGTTVDDIAKAAGTTRVTFYAYFPSRAALMKALVAELDELLKRGSPAEPGLPTAPALVSVVRAGERAGFEAWLRDTSRRWPRIRPYVLAAHEAAAVEPELRELVDQWFDEVVSAVEAGLEQAGRFDPGSRRLRGFLALTQLDQLARRWMRHGWETDPATALGLLTDSWEFLLGEPHGGPAGPPPRGTA, from the coding sequence GTGGCCGGTCTGCGCGCCGCCCAGAAGGAGATGACCCGTCGGCTGCTGCTGTCGACGGCGTTGGAGCTGTTCGAGGCGCGGGGCTACGCGGGCACGACGGTCGACGACATCGCGAAGGCCGCGGGCACCACCCGGGTGACGTTCTACGCCTATTTCCCCTCGCGGGCGGCGCTGATGAAGGCCCTCGTCGCGGAGCTCGACGAGCTGCTGAAGCGCGGAAGCCCGGCGGAGCCGGGGCTGCCGACCGCACCGGCCCTCGTCTCCGTCGTACGGGCGGGCGAGCGGGCGGGATTCGAGGCGTGGCTGCGCGACACCTCCCGCCGGTGGCCGCGGATCCGTCCCTACGTGCTGGCCGCGCACGAGGCCGCGGCGGTCGAACCGGAGCTGCGCGAGCTGGTCGACCAGTGGTTCGACGAGGTCGTCTCCGCCGTCGAGGCGGGCCTCGAACAGGCCGGCCGGTTCGACCCGGGCTCCCGGCGACTGCGTGGTTTCCTGGCGCTGACCCAGCTCGACCAGCTCGCCCGGCGCTGGATGCGCCACGGCTGGGAGACCGACCCCGCGACGGCACTGGGGCTGCTCACCGACAGCTGGGAGTTCCTCCTCGGCGAACCGCACGGCGGTCCTGCGGGGCCGCCGCCCCGTGGCACGGCATAA
- a CDS encoding helix-turn-helix domain-containing protein encodes MAGRDDGNPHTDAADDADSAWAQELLGHLRPTGGDLRRVLDWLADTLDATVSLRDETGAAVAGPLTPLDESLVAAVTGGRLASAAWEGEGRFVRLIRVELPRPVSSGVLAVTRTSPFDRRAAAIVTHTVGVLELLLRAQETAATGHRLARATADLRLAILQLLMVEDTVAARRVAAGLWPGLLDTDTACVYVVETSPEERDRLAAACVAATHDEALVVRCPAMDGHVIVVVPNDTAGRALRALCDRHAGAFLGGSALQSLARTATAYGQAVSALAVARFRPDKTAVYAERTHPERLMDPEVLRTWTTRLLRPLDTLPHHTRAELLATTRLGLEFTAVNAAKVLGVSRNTVRARMERVEILLRADFSDLTVRAAVHLALHTQVAIAGHLTGTPAAPARLGELLGGPALRAWARELLARLDSDGRDLRGTLRAWIAAGGNAERAAQLLGVHAQTVREHVRSAEPVLERQLLAAGSDLYEVVLAHVAAGDLDQPDLHESAQRTESGHPDSPVHR; translated from the coding sequence ATGGCCGGCCGGGACGACGGGAACCCCCACACCGACGCGGCGGACGACGCCGACTCGGCGTGGGCGCAGGAACTCCTCGGACATCTGCGCCCCACCGGCGGCGACCTCCGCAGAGTCCTCGACTGGCTGGCGGACACGCTCGACGCGACGGTCTCCTTGCGCGACGAGACCGGCGCCGCGGTCGCCGGTCCGCTCACCCCGCTGGACGAGAGCCTGGTCGCCGCCGTCACCGGCGGCCGGCTCGCCTCCGCCGCCTGGGAGGGCGAGGGCAGGTTCGTGCGCCTGATCAGGGTCGAACTCCCGCGCCCGGTCTCGTCGGGCGTGCTCGCCGTGACCCGGACGAGTCCCTTCGACCGGCGCGCCGCCGCCATCGTCACGCACACCGTGGGCGTCCTCGAACTCCTGCTGCGCGCGCAGGAGACCGCCGCGACCGGACACCGGCTGGCCCGCGCCACCGCCGACCTGCGCCTGGCCATCCTCCAGCTGCTCATGGTCGAGGACACCGTCGCCGCCCGCCGCGTCGCCGCCGGCCTGTGGCCCGGTCTGCTCGACACCGACACCGCCTGTGTCTACGTGGTCGAGACCAGCCCCGAGGAACGCGACCGTCTCGCGGCGGCCTGCGTGGCGGCGACCCACGACGAGGCTCTCGTGGTGCGCTGTCCCGCCATGGACGGCCATGTCATCGTCGTCGTCCCGAACGACACCGCGGGCCGTGCACTGCGTGCCCTGTGCGACCGGCACGCCGGCGCGTTCCTCGGCGGCAGCGCCCTCCAGAGCCTCGCCCGCACCGCCACCGCCTACGGACAGGCCGTCAGCGCCCTCGCCGTCGCCCGCTTCCGCCCCGACAAGACGGCTGTCTACGCCGAACGCACCCACCCCGAACGCCTGATGGACCCCGAGGTCCTGCGTACCTGGACGACCCGGCTGCTGCGCCCCCTCGACACCCTCCCGCACCACACCCGCGCCGAACTCCTCGCCACCACCCGGCTCGGCCTGGAGTTCACCGCCGTCAACGCGGCGAAGGTGCTCGGCGTCAGCCGCAACACCGTCCGCGCCCGCATGGAGCGCGTCGAGATCCTGCTGCGCGCGGACTTCTCCGACCTCACCGTCCGGGCCGCGGTCCACCTCGCACTCCACACCCAGGTCGCCATAGCCGGGCACCTGACAGGGACCCCGGCGGCCCCCGCCCGGCTCGGCGAGCTGCTCGGCGGCCCGGCCCTGCGCGCCTGGGCGCGGGAACTGCTGGCCCGCCTCGATTCCGACGGCCGGGACCTGCGCGGCACGCTGCGCGCCTGGATCGCCGCCGGCGGCAACGCCGAACGCGCCGCCCAGTTGCTCGGGGTGCACGCGCAGACCGTCCGCGAACACGTCCGCAGCGCCGAACCCGTCCTCGAACGCCAGCTTCTCGCGGCCGGCAGCGACCTGTACGAGGTCGTCCTGGCCCATGTGGCGGCGGGCGACCTGGACCAGCCCGACCTGCACGAATCCGCCCAGCGGACGGAATCGGGCCATCCGGACTCACCTGTGCACAGGTGA